The Engystomops pustulosus chromosome 4, aEngPut4.maternal, whole genome shotgun sequence genome contains a region encoding:
- the NUP50 gene encoding nuclear pore complex protein Nup50, with translation MAKRVADKELTDRNWDQEEESEDAGTFSVASKDVLKGREIKKAKRRNIGSESEGSGAFKGFKGLFAPSAPTSFSGFGSDSTAKPAQVLTNGSRTTSLFTSKPTSGESKPSFGGSLFTNGPTSSVVDGSSSTAKTNGENPLTTSSSAPSKSNSSDYNKQLSSLNTSVRDWIVKHVNANPLCDLTPIFKDYEKHLASIEQKYGTSTDSGSDSDGSKGTPTLPSFTPSKVETKPSFTFTLKESKSEPPAESSPEKKPQASSLFSFGQKTDTPSGFGSFGSGTAAGFSFTAGAASLFGKDSSKGGIGASSFSVQPASTNKKEESGGAAEEEEAEEPPKVVVQEIKEDDAFYSRKCKLFYKKDNEFKEKGVGTLHLKTLEDQKTQLLVRADTNLGNILLNILVQPSMPCSRTGKNNVMIVCVPNPPIDEKNPTVPATMLIRVKTTEDADELHKILLEKKGA, from the exons ATGGCAAAGCGAGTAGCGGACAAGGAGCTGACGGATCGGAACTGGGATCAGGAAGAAGAGTCTGAGGAT GCAGGAACGTTCTCTGTTGCCAGTAAAGATGTTTTGAAAGGCAGAGAAATCAAGAAGGCAAAGCGGAGGAATATAGGAAGTGAG TCTGAGGGTAGCGGTGCTTTTAAAGGTTTTAAGGGTTTGTTTGCACCGTCTGCACCCACAAGTTTTAGCGGATTTGGAAGTGACTCGACTGCAAAACCAGCTCAAGTTCTGACCAACGGGAGCCGCACAACATCCTTGTTCACTTCAAAGCCTACATCGGGGGAAAGCAAACCATCATTTG GAGGGTCTCTCTTTACAAATGGCCCGACATCCTCAGTCGTTGACGGATCTTCTAGCACTGCAAAAACCAATGGAGAGAATCCTTTAACTACCTCTAGTTCCGCTCCAAGTAAGTCCAACTCGAGTGACTACAACAAACAGCTGTCGTCCCTGAACACATCTGTGCGGGACTGGATTGTGAAACATGTGAACGCCAATCCACTGTGCGACCTGACGCCCATCTTTAAAGACTATGAGAAACACCTAGCAAGCATTGAGCAGAAATATGGCACAAGTACAGACAGTGGATCTGATAGTGATGGCTCCAAGGGCACCCCAACCCTTCCTTCATTTACCCCCTCAAAAGTGGAGACCAAACCATCTTTTACTTTCACCCTCAAAGAGAGCAAATCTGAACCACCGGCTGAGTCCTCCCCAGAGAAGAAGCCTCAGGCGTCTTCCCTGTTCTCATTCGGTCAAAAGACGGACACTCCTAGTGGTTTTGGTTCATTCGGCTCTGGGACAGCCGCTGGATTCTCGTTCACAGCGGGCGCCGCCAGTCTCTTTGGTAAAGATTCAAGTAAGGGCGGAATCGGAGCATCGTCTTTCTCAGTTCAGCCGGCGTCCACAAACAAGAAGGAAGAATCTG GAGGAGCAGCTGAAGAGGAAGAGGCCGAAGAGCCACCAAAAGTAGTTGTTCAAGAAATAAAGGAAGATGACGCCTTCTATTCCAGAAA GTGCAAACTGTTCTACAAAAAAGACAATGAATTTAAGGAGAAGGGGGTCGGGACCCTTCATTTGAAAACTTTAGAAGATCAAAAGACTCAGCTGCTTGTCCGTGCTGACACCAACCTCG GCAACATCCTGTTAAACATCTTGGTCCAGCCGTCTATGCCATGCTCTAGAACGGGGAAGAACAACGTGATGATCGTGTGCGTCCCTAACCCTCCCATTGACGAGAAGAACCCGACTGTTCCCGCCACCATGTTAATCCGAGTCAAGACCACAGAGGATGCTGACGAGCTGCACAAAATTCTCCTGGAGAAAAAGGGGGCTTAA